A segment of the Bacillus thuringiensis genome:
TATTGCTGGTATATTAGGCTTTGCTGCCGATGACAGCAAAGTGCCAGATGCTATTAAAATAGCAGAGTCTAAGGGAATTGACATTACCTTTATTGAAAAATCGGGTAATAGTCCTGCCGGTCATCCAAATACGGCAGATGTATATGTAGAGGATGAAAGTCGAAGTATTAGAACGATGGGTATTTCGGTCGGTGGTGGGTTGATTGAAGTCAAACATGTTGAAATTGATGGTTTTAGCTTAGATCTGCAGGGGCCATTGCCAGTTGTTATTGCGATTTCGGAAAGAGCTGACTTTGAATTTGTTTTACGCAGGATCTTTAAACAATATGATGTGGAAATTAACAGCTTTCATAGTTTGGAAGATAAAACAAGATATTTATATGCATTCGCTTTGGATTCGATATTACCTGGTACTGTTCAGAAGGAATTAGGAGATTTAAGCAATATAGCTAACCTTATTATTCTTTAGTTACATTAAGGAGTGAAAAATATGTATATGTCCATAAAAGAGATTGTGGATGCAGCTAATAAAAGCCAAAAGCCAATTTATGAATTAGCAATCGAACAGGAAATCAAACAAACTAAAATTTCTTATGAAGAAGTTTGGAGTAAAATGGAACGAAATTTAACGACTATGCAACATGCAATAAATAAAAGTATTGAAGGCGACGGTGTATTTTCTCCAACTGGGTTAACCGGAGGGGATGCTGTAAAACTTAAAAACTATCGAGAAAATAGGAAAACTCTTTCTGGAGATTTGATGGTGTTAGGGATTCAAAGTGCTATCGGTGTTAATGAAGTAAATGCTGCATTAGGAGCTATTTGTGCAACTCCAACAGCAGGTGCGAGTGGGACGATTCCGGGAGTCCTATTTAGTATTAAAGATACGTTGCAGTTAAATCATGAAGATATGATTCATTTTCTATTCACTTCAGCGTTATTTGGAACGATAGTCGCAAACAACGCTTGTATTTCAGGAGCGTACGGAGGATGTCAAGCTGAAATAGGAAGTGCCTCAGCGATGGCGGCTGCAGCTGCGGTAGAAGCTGCGGGTGGAACCCCACAGCAATCTTCTGAAGCTTTTTCGACCGCATTACAAAATTTACTCGGTTTAGTTTGTGATCCGGTCGCTGGTTTGGTAGAAATTCCTTGTGTAAAGAGAAACGCCATTGGAGCGACAAATGCTTTAGCAGCAGCAGACATCGCATTAGCCGGGGTAAACAATATCATCAATGCTGACGAAGTTATTGAAGCAATGTATAGGGTTGGAAGACAGATGCCTCGTGAGTTAAGAGAGACAGGTTTAGGCGGAATTGCGGCTACACCTACAGGGATTGCCATTAAAAATAAAATCTTTGGGGAGAAATAATCAAATCAATAAACAACTATCGAGAATATTGTGAAATATTTAACAATATGTACTCTATTGTTCGCCTAAGGATGTCTGTATGTTGGGGGAATTATCAATAAAATATACTACTATATAATTAAAATATTTTGTAAGTGGTAACAAACCCTTGGGGTTGCAGCTTCGCTATTGATTAATTTAGAAGAGGGATATTCGTTGTGATGCACTATATAAGCAATTCATTTTTCAAGAACAGTCTATATTCCTATACCTTAAATAGAGAATTAAGAATAGGACACGAGGAGGAATTATTACATGAATGGGAATACTGCAAAAAACATAGAATTTCAAGCTGATAATACTGCAGTAAAAGATGAGAAATATCTAGACCCTAAAAAGTGGCATAAACAGGATACTACCTGGGCATTGAGCCTTTTTGGAACAGCAATTGGAGCAGGGGTACTCTTTTTACCGATTAATGCAGGTTCAGGTGGTTTATTATCATTGCTGTTAATTACCATACTTGCCTATCCTGTTATGTATTATTCACATAGGGCGCTTGCTAAAATGATTTACGCTTCGAACTCTGCCGATGAGGGGATTACAGGTACTATAAGAGAGTATTTTGGAAATAAGGCAAGTATTATTTTTAACATTGTATATTTCGTCTCCATTTATACGATTGTGCTGATGTACTCGGTCGCACTTACAAATACCGCTAGTAGTTTTATCGTGCATCAATTGCACATGCCGGAGCCTCCAAGGGCCATTTTATCACTTGTCTTAGTACTTGGTCTTATCGCTATACTAAATTTTGGTCAAGATATAACTGTAAAGATCATGAGCATGCTAGTGTATCCTTTTATAGCTTCTCTACTTTTTATCGCAATATCTTTGATTCCACAGTGGAATACGTCAATGCTTAGTTTTTCAAGTGTTTCTACTGCCTCAACAGGAACAGGATATTTAGGAACGATATGGATGATACTTCCAATCATCGTATTCTCGTTTAATCATTCACCTATGATTTCATCATTTGTTGTGAAGCAGAGAGCTAGTTATGGAATAGAAGCTACTGATGCCAAGTGTGCTCAAATACAAGAAGTTTGTTATATCATGACATTCGCTGTTGTTATGTTCTTTGTTTGGAGCAGTACTTTAAGTTTGACTCCAAATGATCTTATGGTGGCAAAAGAACAGAACTTGTCAATCCTATCATATCTTGCTAATGAGCTTAATTCGCCAGTAATCACTATTGCAGCTCCTATCATCGCGTTTGTGGCTATTACAAAGTCTTTCCTTGGCCATTATATAGGAGCGTATGAGGTAATGCGTGACATGATTATCAAGTCCGGTAAAAAACGTGGGAAAGATATAGGAGAAAAAACAGTTAAGACAATAATTCTTACTTTTGTCGTATTAACATGCTGGTATGTTGCTTATACAAATCCAAGTATTCTTGGAATCATTGACGCCCTTAGCGGTCCGCTAGTTGCTGCTATCTTATGTATATTACCAATGTATGCGATCCATAAAGTACCAGTACTTGCTAAATACAAAGGGAAAGCGAGCAATGTATTTGTCATTATTATAGGTATCCTTACTGTCTTAGCAAGTATTCAGTCATTATTCTAATCCACTGTTGTTAGTACTGATGCAAAAAACATGGGATATGAAAAAAATAAAAATTCTTATCGGAACTGAACTCTATATTGTTGAACTAAAGAGATCATGGTTTTGGACAAACTCCTCATCTTGGAGAGTTTGTCTTTTTAATTATATGCATAACTTTTATACTAGCTTAAACAGACTAGATTAATAGTAAATGAAAACTTCATACAAACCACACATTAACTCCACTACTAGCACAAACTACAGTTGTATACTTTAAGTATCATTTTTCAACAATAAACATTCGAACATACTAATATTATGTAATATGGAAGTTACACTACATTAGAAGAAAACAAATAAGGGAGAGCGTATACTATGACAAGATTTGCGAATCAGCATGTAGAGAACACGATTTTAGAAGAGGATGTAGAGCTTTTAAAACTTATGGCACACCCAATGCGTTTAAAACTGATCAATGAGCTTTCTAAACATAAAACACTAAATGTAACCCAAATGACCGAAATTTTAAACATTCCACAATCAACAGTTTCCCAACACTTATCTAAAATGAGAGGGAAGGTTCTAAGAGGAAATCGTCAGGGGTTAGAAATTTACTATAGCATCGAAAACCAAAAAGCTGAAGAAATTATGGGATTATTAGGACCAATACAATAAAATATTAAGTTTACCATTTAAAGATTTATTTATATAGAATACTAAGCCCTCCTTGTTGTGGAGGGTTTTTATTTATTAATTTTTTAAGTAATTATTACTTTAATCCAATGACATCAATATCTTAAATATGTCACGATTTAAAAGAAGCGGGAATATCAGCTGTTTTTCATAGCTTATCAAATGGCGAAGTTCCTAAGGGTGGAGTAATCACGGAAGAAGGTATATTAGACAATACCATCTATACAAGCACTATGTGCATGGAGTCTGGCGCATATTATTATCATACCTACGATTGTAGACAAATTAAAACCATTGATTTATTTGATGCAAACTAAATAGAATAGGTAAACTGTATAAAATACAAATTCAGGGTTCTTATGTGGTTTTAATCTGTTTTTAAATGAAAAATCAATAACTCATAAATATTACAACCTTCCAAAAATCAAAAAGGAAGCGTGATTAGCTTGTAGATTAAGTCTGTTTTAAAACTGATGTATACGGGGGACAATCCCATAAACATCAGTTTTAAAACATTAGATACTTTATTTATCAAGTTAATGCGAGTTACATCAGTATAGGAAACGTTGGAAATCTAAATCTTTGTTTATATGTTAATTACTTCAAACGTATCCCTTCGAATGCGTTTATAACCAAGTCATGTACATAGGATTCATCCAACTTTTCACCGGTTACTAGCAAGCGATAAAAAATTGGTCCGTAAATGAGATCGATGCTTAATTCAACATCGAGGTTTTCTTTTAATTCTCCTCTGTTAATTCCCTTCTCCAGAAGTTGCTTTGCTTGCAGTCGACGTGGTTGGAAATATCGAGCACGATATTCCTCTGCTAGTTTCGAATCAAATTGCCCTTCACCAACTAACTCATTGATAATAGTTCCTTCTCGACTGATCAAAAAACTGGCTAAGCTTGTAGCGTGAGTTAAAATATCATTCAATGCTGAACCTGTGTCGGGTACAGGCAATCTGGCAGCAGCAGCAGAAAGAAAACCATCCATTACCACAGCAGCCTTATTTGGCCACCATTTATAAATCGTAGCTTTGCTGACTTTAGCACGGTCTGCAATTTTATCGACTGTGACTGCTTTAAAGCCACTTTCCAATAATAACTCATAGGACGCAGAAAGTATGGCCTTTTGGGTTTCAATATTACGTGGTCGACCTCGTTTACCTTGCACATTAATCATTCCTTTCAAAACATAAACTATACGTTTAGTATACTTAATATGGACAAAAAACAAAATAGCCTATTTACAAAACTGAACGTTTAGTATATATTTTAGTTAATTAATAAACTGAACGTTCAGTTTATTAATTAACTAACTAACTAACATCTTGTAATGGTATGGATATATTTAGATTCCAAAAATCACAAATTAAATTGCTAAAAAACATTTAGAAAAGGGGGATAAAAAAGAGATGAAATGGGATCTTTTAATAGCAGAATGGAAAGTAGTTTAGACTTAATTTATTACAATAAAAAATGGCATCGCAGTAGTAGTTACCAAGGCGATTTAGTAATTTTGAAATAAAAGTATGGGAGGAAATTGTTATGTCTAATTTTAAAAATAAAGCAATTGATAAGGATATTTCATCAGGTTTAATCATTCTTTTAGCAACTGCATGTGGTATTATTGTGGCTAATCTTTATTATGCACAGCCTTTAATTGGGGTAATTAGTAATGAAATTGGACTTTCTAATAGTAGCGCTGGATTAATTGTAACGCTAACTCAAATTGGATATGTTGTTGGCTTACTATTTCTTGTACCTTTGGGGGATATTGTTGAGAATAAAAAATTGATACTTATGTTGTTATTTTTAAGTGCATTTGCACTCATTGCCATGGTTTTTGTAAAAAGCGCAATCTTGTTGTTAATTACTTCATTCTTTATCGGACTGGGGTCAGTCGCAGCGCAAGTGCTCGTACCTCTTGTATCATATCTTTCATCGGAGAATGCACGTGGTCGCGTAGTTGGCAATGTCATGAGTGGTCTGTTATTAGGTATTATGCTTGCGCGACCGATATCTAGTCTAGTAGCCGATATGTGGGGATGGAATGCAATATTTGCTTTATCTGCTACTGTAATTATTGTTTTGGCATTTGTATTATCGAAAGTACTCCCTACCAGGAAACCAAAGGGAAAAACAAATTATATAGCCTTACTTAATTCAATGTGGCAACTGCTACGAACTACTCCAATTTTACGCCGTCGTGCCATTTATCATGCTTGTGTATTTGGGGCTTTCAGCTTATTCTGGACCACTGTTCCATTATTATTATCTAGTCCTGCTTTTCACTTTTCTCAGACTGCTATAGCATTATATGCACTTGTCGGAATTACAGGTGCAATAGCCGCTCCAATAGGTGGTCGTCTAGCTGATCTTGGCTGGACACGACCCGCCACTGGGATAGCTCTCACTGTTGTTATTATTTCTTTATTACTACCACTTTTTATTCAAAGTAGCTCGCCCTTTGGAATAGGTGTTTTAGTATTTGCTGCAATTCTGTTAGACATGGGAGTATCTGCAAACCTTGTGCTTAGCCAACGTTTAATTTTCTCGTTGAGTCCAGAAATTCGTAGTCGATTAAACGGGCTATTTATGGCTATGTTCTTTTTAGGAGGTGCTGTTGGATCCTTTATTGGAGGATGGGCATATGCCTTAGGGGGATGGAATCTAACATTATGGATAGGAATCGCTTTTCCGACCATAGCCTTGCTTTATTTTGCTAGTGAGAAATAGTTCTATAATCAAATTTAAACTGCCTGGAATCGTTTGAATGCTTGTTCATTGGTATGTCTGAGTTTTATAGAATAATTGTGGTTAATTTGAAGTTTTTACATCAGAACCAGATTTTTTGTCTCTATTGCTAAAAGAGCAAAATAGGATCACCTAGAGGTGCCGTAAAAATAGCTAGGAAGCCTTTCGTACGATTAGTAAAATAGTTGTTTTTAAAATTATGAAAGGTACTAAATATATATTTGATATGGCTATAGACTAGGGCTTCGGCTCTAGTTTGTTTTTTGTTTGAAACAAATTACTAATTAATATATATAATGTGCTTATAGGCTTGAAAGCGAGTGGATAGAATGGCATTCAGCAAGGCACAAAACGAAACCACAAAAACTATAAAAAACGCAATCCAGAACAAGCAAAATACCACAATTAAAAAACTATGGCTAGAAGCTTAATTAAGAATCTAGCTACAAAAGAAGAAAAAGAATTAATTGCAAAAAAAGAGGAGAATGGTTGTGTTAGAAAATAAATTAGATATCAAAAATCAGTTGGAATTGAATCGAGTGGAAGAACGACTATCAAAAATGAAAATCAAAAATTTATATGATTCAGGA
Coding sequences within it:
- the sdaAB gene encoding L-serine ammonia-lyase, iron-sulfur-dependent subunit beta, with product MNMNVASIKEKKIVKYKSCFDVIGPIMIGPSSSHTAGALAIGTVANRLFQGLPKKVVVKYYESFAETHKGHGTDFAIIAGILGFAADDSKVPDAIKIAESKGIDITFIEKSGNSPAGHPNTADVYVEDESRSIRTMGISVGGGLIEVKHVEIDGFSLDLQGPLPVVIAISERADFEFVLRRIFKQYDVEINSFHSLEDKTRYLYAFALDSILPGTVQKELGDLSNIANLIIL
- the sdaAA gene encoding L-serine ammonia-lyase, iron-sulfur-dependent, subunit alpha; this encodes MYMSIKEIVDAANKSQKPIYELAIEQEIKQTKISYEEVWSKMERNLTTMQHAINKSIEGDGVFSPTGLTGGDAVKLKNYRENRKTLSGDLMVLGIQSAIGVNEVNAALGAICATPTAGASGTIPGVLFSIKDTLQLNHEDMIHFLFTSALFGTIVANNACISGAYGGCQAEIGSASAMAAAAAVEAAGGTPQQSSEAFSTALQNLLGLVCDPVAGLVEIPCVKRNAIGATNALAAADIALAGVNNIINADEVIEAMYRVGRQMPRELRETGLGGIAATPTGIAIKNKIFGEK
- a CDS encoding aromatic amino acid transport family protein: MNGNTAKNIEFQADNTAVKDEKYLDPKKWHKQDTTWALSLFGTAIGAGVLFLPINAGSGGLLSLLLITILAYPVMYYSHRALAKMIYASNSADEGITGTIREYFGNKASIIFNIVYFVSIYTIVLMYSVALTNTASSFIVHQLHMPEPPRAILSLVLVLGLIAILNFGQDITVKIMSMLVYPFIASLLFIAISLIPQWNTSMLSFSSVSTASTGTGYLGTIWMILPIIVFSFNHSPMISSFVVKQRASYGIEATDAKCAQIQEVCYIMTFAVVMFFVWSSTLSLTPNDLMVAKEQNLSILSYLANELNSPVITIAAPIIAFVAITKSFLGHYIGAYEVMRDMIIKSGKKRGKDIGEKTVKTIILTFVVLTCWYVAYTNPSILGIIDALSGPLVAAILCILPMYAIHKVPVLAKYKGKASNVFVIIIGILTVLASIQSLF
- a CDS encoding ArsR/SmtB family transcription factor; this encodes MTRFANQHVENTILEEDVELLKLMAHPMRLKLINELSKHKTLNVTQMTEILNIPQSTVSQHLSKMRGKVLRGNRQGLEIYYSIENQKAEEIMGLLGPIQ
- a CDS encoding TetR/AcrR family transcriptional regulator, producing the protein MINVQGKRGRPRNIETQKAILSASYELLLESGFKAVTVDKIADRAKVSKATIYKWWPNKAAVVMDGFLSAAAARLPVPDTGSALNDILTHATSLASFLISREGTIINELVGEGQFDSKLAEEYRARYFQPRRLQAKQLLEKGINRGELKENLDVELSIDLIYGPIFYRLLVTGEKLDESYVHDLVINAFEGIRLK
- a CDS encoding MFS transporter produces the protein MSNFKNKAIDKDISSGLIILLATACGIIVANLYYAQPLIGVISNEIGLSNSSAGLIVTLTQIGYVVGLLFLVPLGDIVENKKLILMLLFLSAFALIAMVFVKSAILLLITSFFIGLGSVAAQVLVPLVSYLSSENARGRVVGNVMSGLLLGIMLARPISSLVADMWGWNAIFALSATVIIVLAFVLSKVLPTRKPKGKTNYIALLNSMWQLLRTTPILRRRAIYHACVFGAFSLFWTTVPLLLSSPAFHFSQTAIALYALVGITGAIAAPIGGRLADLGWTRPATGIALTVVIISLLLPLFIQSSSPFGIGVLVFAAILLDMGVSANLVLSQRLIFSLSPEIRSRLNGLFMAMFFLGGAVGSFIGGWAYALGGWNLTLWIGIAFPTIALLYFASEK